Proteins encoded within one genomic window of Fibrobacter sp.:
- a CDS encoding DUF6175 family protein: protein MNRFKLLCSVASCGGLLFLAGCASAPAPAQNDSVRENASESYAKVDGAPAGQPVESASAEKNTVNNDAVQKTEISMSTASVEVSDVVFKVKPTVMVLPAMGASGATSIEVIRKNPLAKTAMEVINAYMTECGYKVISLENQAQLDEVVQLQGDIAGNDADLAYVAGLAVGADINVTFAGSIQDDNLVIDLSASDASTANLLASESSRQKDGGDGMRVLVQKATQRAIVPLEKKVRSQLAAELEKGTQYKVVCRLTGEFTDEQTEEISNLVTMQIRKKFNKMQVSSMTRNTIDLVVYADPDKYDDSQMVYSEFYEALSGLAKVRRQNITKKLIILEIQ from the coding sequence ATGAATCGCTTTAAACTTTTGTGCTCTGTCGCTTCTTGCGGTGGATTGCTTTTCTTGGCTGGATGCGCTTCCGCACCTGCTCCTGCACAAAACGACTCTGTTCGTGAAAATGCAAGTGAATCCTATGCCAAGGTGGATGGTGCCCCCGCAGGTCAGCCTGTCGAAAGTGCATCGGCAGAAAAAAATACCGTGAATAACGATGCCGTACAGAAAACGGAAATCTCTATGTCGACAGCGTCTGTAGAAGTATCTGACGTGGTGTTCAAGGTTAAACCCACAGTGATGGTGCTTCCTGCCATGGGCGCGTCGGGTGCAACCAGTATTGAGGTTATTCGCAAGAACCCTCTGGCAAAGACTGCAATGGAAGTCATCAATGCCTATATGACCGAGTGCGGATACAAGGTGATAAGTCTGGAAAACCAGGCCCAGTTGGATGAAGTCGTCCAGCTTCAGGGTGATATTGCCGGAAACGATGCCGACTTGGCCTATGTGGCAGGTCTTGCCGTTGGCGCCGATATCAATGTGACCTTTGCGGGAAGCATTCAGGATGATAATCTTGTGATTGACCTGAGTGCAAGCGATGCCTCCACCGCAAATCTTCTGGCAAGTGAATCTAGCCGCCAGAAGGATGGTGGTGACGGAATGCGTGTACTTGTTCAGAAGGCAACCCAGAGAGCGATTGTTCCTCTAGAAAAGAAGGTGCGTAGCCAGTTGGCTGCAGAACTGGAAAAGGGGACTCAGTATAAGGTCGTTTGCCGTTTGACCGGTGAATTTACCGATGAACAGACCGAGGAAATTTCAAACCTGGTGACAATGCAGATTCGAAAGAAATTCAATAAGATGCAGGTCAGTTCCATGACTCGCAACACCATTGACCTGGTTGTATACGCCGATCCTGACAAGTATGACGATTCCCAGATGGTCTATTCGGAATTCTACGAGGCTCTAAGCGGATTGGCAAAGGTGCGTCGCCAGAATATTACAAAGAAACTGATTATTCTTGAAATCCAGTAA
- a CDS encoding ATP-binding protein, producing MKSRSFNVSKDCLTEVQDFITIWSKSQGISMKISSKLAVCSDEIVSNVVFYSDASNLEIECEISDTEISLTFIDDGKPFDPFTEVQEPDVTAALEDREAGGLGIFMVKKMASSTAYERQGNKNEVIIKISIA from the coding sequence GTGAAATCAAGATCCTTCAACGTTTCCAAGGATTGCCTGACTGAAGTCCAGGATTTCATTACCATCTGGAGCAAGTCCCAGGGAATCAGCATGAAGATTTCCTCCAAGCTGGCAGTTTGCTCCGACGAAATCGTCAGCAACGTGGTTTTCTACAGCGACGCCTCCAATTTGGAAATCGAATGCGAAATCAGCGATACAGAAATATCGCTGACCTTTATTGACGACGGAAAGCCATTTGACCCCTTTACAGAAGTCCAGGAACCCGATGTTACAGCCGCCTTGGAAGACCGTGAAGCCGGAGGCCTAGGCATTTTCATGGTAAAGAAGATGGCAAGCTCCACAGCCTACGAAAGGCAGGGCAATAAAAACGAAGTGATCATCAAGATTTCCATAGCCTAA
- a CDS encoding sodium-dependent transporter, whose amino-acid sequence MSQRESFGSRLGFILIAAGCAIGIGNVWRFPFITGQYGGAAFVLIYLFFLVILGLPALIAEFSNGRASKRGVARSFDELEPAGTKWHYAKFPMIAGNYLLMMFYTTVAGWMMYYFFRMTFVGDLQGKSPAEVGEAFGTMLGDAGIQSGWMIVATLLGLGIVSLGLQKGVERITKWMMSLLFVIMIALAVRAVTLPGAEEGLKFYLLPDFNRLMEKGINEVVFAAMGQAFFTLSIGIGSMSILGSYINKKHTLAKEAVNICALDTLVALLAGLIIIPSCFAFNVEPGAGPGLVFVTLPNIFAQMPAGRFFGSAFFLFMSFAALSTLVAVFENIISFWMDLKGYKRKKVVAVNIFAIIILSLPCALGFNAWSSFEPFGPGSCVLDLEDFLVSNTLLPLGSLFFVVFCNSRYGWGQDKFYEEVNTGKGFKFPANKFVRFYIKWVLPIIVLVIFAQGYLQKFAPELSAKIFG is encoded by the coding sequence TGGCGTTTCCCCTTTATCACCGGTCAGTACGGCGGTGCCGCCTTTGTTTTAATCTACCTGTTCTTCCTGGTGATTCTCGGTTTGCCGGCACTCATTGCTGAATTTTCTAACGGTCGCGCCAGTAAGCGTGGCGTAGCCCGCTCTTTCGATGAACTTGAACCTGCAGGAACCAAGTGGCACTATGCCAAGTTCCCCATGATTGCCGGTAACTACCTGCTCATGATGTTCTATACCACAGTGGCTGGCTGGATGATGTACTACTTCTTCCGCATGACCTTCGTTGGTGACCTTCAGGGAAAGTCTCCCGCCGAAGTGGGCGAGGCCTTCGGTACTATGCTGGGCGATGCCGGCATTCAGTCCGGATGGATGATTGTTGCTACCCTCCTTGGCCTTGGCATTGTTTCTCTCGGCTTGCAGAAGGGCGTGGAACGCATTACCAAGTGGATGATGTCCCTGCTGTTTGTAATTATGATAGCTCTTGCCGTTCGTGCTGTGACTCTCCCTGGTGCAGAAGAAGGTCTCAAGTTCTACTTGCTGCCGGACTTTAACCGCCTTATGGAAAAGGGAATCAATGAAGTTGTGTTTGCCGCCATGGGCCAGGCTTTCTTTACCTTGAGCATCGGTATCGGCTCTATGTCCATTCTCGGTAGCTACATCAACAAGAAACACACCTTGGCTAAGGAAGCGGTGAATATCTGCGCCCTGGATACCTTGGTTGCCTTGCTTGCCGGCCTTATCATTATTCCTAGCTGCTTTGCCTTTAACGTAGAACCGGGTGCAGGTCCGGGCCTCGTGTTCGTGACCCTTCCCAACATCTTTGCTCAGATGCCTGCAGGCCGTTTCTTCGGTTCAGCCTTCTTCCTGTTCATGAGTTTTGCTGCACTCTCCACCTTGGTGGCTGTGTTTGAAAACATCATTTCCTTCTGGATGGACTTGAAGGGCTACAAGCGTAAGAAGGTGGTTGCGGTCAATATCTTCGCAATCATCATTCTGTCCTTGCCTTGCGCACTTGGCTTTAATGCCTGGTCTAGTTTCGAACCTTTTGGCCCGGGCAGCTGCGTTCTTGACTTGGAAGACTTCCTGGTTTCCAACACCTTGCTCCCGCTGGGTTCCCTGTTCTTCGTTGTATTCTGTAACTCCCGCTATGGCTGGGGACAGGACAAGTTCTACGAAGAAGTCAATACCGGTAAGGGATTCAAGTTCCCCGCAAACAAGTTTGTCCGCTTCTACATCAAGTGGGTTCTGCCCATTATCGTACTGGTCATCTTTGCCCAGGGTTATCTGCAGAAGTTTGCCCCGGAACTTTCCGCAAAGATCTTCGGTTAG
- a CDS encoding DNA topoisomerase, producing MILLVAEKPSVANQHYRPMLERLEGEKFTQGDGCLIGQNHCITWCVGHLITLAPLDAYPGFEGGWRLSNLPLLPEKFRLMEIESTRKQLAVVRDMMSKADVLVNGADAGREGNLIFDLILDYTPDFKKKQVKRLWVNSYVAKDLDKAWKNLEEATERLNLSYAARLRQRADWMVGLNATRAYTLTAGRGKMISVGRVQTPTLNLIVERDAMVEQFKELYYYSVVGTWKGFQAQLLRPDRDAKDSGKENTESKEIALKVAVFEKEEPAQAVVDKCKAPAEAVIANVDVQQKKQFPQKPFDLTELQKEGNKRFKYSAQQVLDCAQNLYEKKLLTYPRTDSAYLPDTMKQEAYQLAMRLAKPEQQKIMRPESENFVFINSSKVTDHFAIIPTGEQPNGLPEMEENIYNLAKERFVQAWLKPYVWNEMEVTLKSPADSVILSGEPSGSQSKNPDTEVFRLKLKQNEDLGFRALAKEEKKKKSDAKKDDEGNSDDITNIVESFPDWKQGDKAPFDSIELQKKKKSKPKYYTEATLLAAMKTAGKQIENEELAEAMKDRGLGTPATQAGIIETLKKRGFIEAQKNNLVSTARGREVIALMDDKVKSPEMTGEWEYKLSQVEKGNLDPKDFRDGIMDYVRELFAHLHEKYGSQFERETVTDAISCPKCSNPMEITPWGYVCKNAECGFKAGHTIAGRTLSHAEMTKLLSTGKSDVLSGFISKKGSTFSASLTLADDGNIGFEFTNDGKFHGAVTDYKCPLCGNPLEENKNTLFCTGKAGDEVECKFTLFKNVAGHTLTPSEIDALFTAGKTPVISDFKSKKGETFAASLKFGPDGKTNFEFMHRDLPCPICGDQMRLRTGKDSNGNTASAYICMNSRCGYGVPKVFYQRELKDEEVEELLKKKYTRVLEPFKKNDTVFRAALEIREGGMLAFNKLTVEVISQKK from the coding sequence ATGATTCTTTTAGTGGCCGAAAAACCTTCTGTTGCAAACCAGCATTACAGACCGATGCTGGAACGCTTGGAAGGTGAAAAGTTCACCCAGGGCGATGGATGCCTTATTGGCCAGAACCATTGCATTACCTGGTGCGTGGGTCACTTGATTACTTTGGCTCCGCTGGATGCCTATCCCGGTTTTGAGGGCGGTTGGCGTTTAAGCAACCTCCCGCTGCTGCCAGAAAAATTCCGCCTGATGGAAATCGAAAGCACCCGAAAGCAGCTGGCTGTGGTGCGAGACATGATGAGCAAGGCGGACGTTCTTGTAAACGGAGCCGATGCTGGCCGCGAAGGTAACCTGATTTTCGACTTGATCCTGGACTACACTCCGGATTTCAAGAAGAAACAGGTAAAGCGCCTGTGGGTGAACAGCTACGTGGCAAAGGATTTGGACAAGGCCTGGAAAAATCTGGAAGAAGCCACGGAACGTCTGAATTTAAGTTACGCTGCCCGACTTCGTCAGCGTGCCGACTGGATGGTAGGCCTTAACGCAACACGAGCCTACACCCTTACGGCTGGCCGCGGCAAGATGATTTCCGTAGGCCGCGTTCAGACTCCTACCCTAAACCTCATCGTGGAGCGCGACGCCATGGTGGAGCAGTTCAAGGAACTGTACTACTACAGCGTGGTGGGAACCTGGAAAGGATTCCAGGCACAGCTTTTGCGCCCCGACCGAGACGCAAAGGATTCGGGCAAGGAAAACACGGAGTCGAAGGAAATCGCTTTAAAAGTAGCGGTATTTGAAAAAGAAGAACCCGCCCAGGCCGTAGTTGACAAATGCAAGGCTCCTGCAGAGGCTGTAATTGCCAACGTGGATGTCCAACAGAAAAAGCAGTTCCCCCAAAAGCCCTTTGACCTAACGGAACTGCAAAAGGAAGGCAACAAGCGTTTCAAATACAGCGCCCAGCAGGTTTTGGACTGCGCCCAGAACCTTTACGAAAAGAAGCTCCTCACCTACCCCCGTACGGATTCCGCCTACCTGCCCGACACCATGAAGCAGGAAGCCTATCAACTGGCCATGCGCCTGGCCAAGCCGGAGCAGCAAAAGATCATGCGCCCCGAAAGCGAGAACTTCGTTTTCATCAACAGCAGTAAGGTGACAGACCACTTCGCCATTATTCCTACCGGCGAACAGCCCAATGGTCTCCCTGAAATGGAAGAGAACATCTACAACCTGGCCAAAGAACGCTTTGTACAGGCATGGCTGAAGCCCTACGTTTGGAACGAGATGGAAGTAACTTTGAAAAGTCCTGCGGACAGCGTCATTCTGAGCGGAGAACCGTCAGGTTCGCAGTCGAAGAATCCAGATACGGAAGTTTTCCGTCTAAAATTAAAGCAGAACGAGGACCTAGGTTTCCGCGCTTTGGCCAAAGAAGAAAAGAAAAAGAAATCCGATGCCAAGAAGGATGACGAAGGCAATTCCGACGACATAACCAATATCGTAGAATCCTTCCCCGACTGGAAGCAGGGCGACAAGGCTCCCTTCGATAGCATTGAACTGCAAAAGAAAAAGAAGTCCAAGCCCAAGTATTACACCGAGGCCACCCTCCTTGCCGCCATGAAAACCGCAGGCAAGCAAATCGAGAACGAAGAACTGGCCGAAGCCATGAAGGACCGCGGCCTAGGCACCCCCGCCACTCAGGCAGGCATTATCGAGACACTAAAGAAGCGCGGTTTTATCGAAGCCCAGAAGAACAACCTGGTCAGTACCGCCCGAGGCCGTGAAGTCATTGCCCTGATGGATGACAAGGTAAAATCTCCGGAAATGACGGGCGAATGGGAATACAAGCTTTCCCAGGTAGAAAAAGGAAACCTGGACCCGAAGGATTTCCGCGACGGCATCATGGACTATGTGCGGGAACTTTTCGCCCACCTGCACGAAAAATACGGCAGCCAGTTCGAGCGAGAAACGGTGACCGACGCCATTTCCTGCCCCAAGTGCAGCAACCCTATGGAAATCACCCCCTGGGGATATGTGTGCAAGAACGCCGAATGCGGATTCAAGGCCGGCCATACCATTGCAGGCCGCACCCTGAGCCATGCCGAAATGACCAAGCTGCTTTCTACAGGTAAGTCGGACGTTCTTAGTGGATTTATCAGCAAGAAGGGTTCCACATTCAGCGCCAGCCTGACTCTTGCCGACGATGGAAACATCGGATTCGAATTCACCAACGACGGCAAGTTCCACGGGGCTGTTACCGACTACAAGTGCCCTCTCTGCGGAAACCCGCTGGAAGAGAACAAGAACACCCTCTTCTGCACAGGCAAGGCCGGGGACGAAGTAGAATGCAAGTTCACCCTATTCAAGAACGTTGCAGGCCACACCCTGACGCCAAGCGAAATCGACGCACTCTTTACCGCAGGCAAGACGCCAGTCATCAGCGATTTCAAGAGCAAGAAGGGAGAAACTTTTGCGGCAAGCCTGAAGTTCGGGCCCGACGGGAAAACAAACTTCGAGTTCATGCACCGGGATTTACCCTGCCCCATTTGCGGCGACCAGATGCGCCTCCGCACCGGAAAGGACTCCAACGGAAATACAGCCTCGGCATACATCTGCATGAACAGCCGTTGCGGATACGGCGTACCCAAGGTATTCTACCAGCGGGAACTCAAGGACGAGGAAGTGGAAGAACTTCTAAAGAAGAAATACACCCGCGTCCTGGAGCCATTTAAAAAGAACGACACGGTATTCCGTGCCGCCCTTGAAATTCGCGAAGGCGGAATGCTCGCCTTCAACAAGCTGACTGTGGAAGTTATTTCCCAGAAGAAATAG
- a CDS encoding FecR family protein: protein MLFMKKVALLTCLLLLACNDEAPKENKVLGNEVAKDQDLNALNSEKALFVAKARRVVGDVDYSKSENDWKKMHQGNTVVEGNKIRTAVESDVQLAANDGTLFQIMENSNVTVSAALLPNSRQSVDFAIEKGAIRFDVQKQKSNDFVFRTGTATAAIRGTAGFVGNINGKMVASLNEGRVNVTNEKGDSTSIEQNQTLIVNESGSVKTMNLASSGTKALLALVDSVASASDTTDLEQSLQNFDNDYAAQKAAFEKKLKFKAEGVARQIKDSSVTLQAIATPGVIVEVLGEVDTVGADSVYQRTFTWGADSYGTKRFLAVCSDGLVEIPCYMWVTEYVEENAETEDSDGLEMGVKINGPSVEKIHLEMPLKQYQGKLKFALQGFSAEERSKVKNVVISRGGSEIETIDPKGLGKWSFERKIQIGLNKIANFEVSVNMDDGRSFTAQKTYEVYCSQSNHPGGKARNNLVPLNKEYEQLRAKGLLRNE, encoded by the coding sequence ATGTTGTTTATGAAAAAAGTTGCTCTGTTGACTTGCTTGCTTCTGCTTGCGTGTAACGATGAAGCACCCAAGGAAAACAAGGTCCTTGGCAATGAAGTTGCGAAGGATCAGGATTTGAATGCCTTGAACTCTGAAAAGGCCTTGTTTGTGGCAAAAGCTCGCAGAGTTGTTGGCGATGTAGACTACTCTAAGTCTGAAAATGACTGGAAAAAAATGCACCAGGGTAATACGGTTGTTGAGGGAAATAAGATCCGCACCGCAGTAGAGTCTGACGTCCAGTTGGCGGCTAACGATGGTACTCTTTTCCAGATTATGGAAAATTCTAATGTTACTGTTTCTGCCGCCCTTTTGCCCAATTCTAGACAATCTGTGGATTTTGCCATTGAAAAGGGTGCCATTCGATTCGATGTCCAAAAGCAGAAATCAAACGACTTTGTGTTTAGAACAGGAACAGCTACTGCAGCAATTCGTGGTACGGCGGGATTTGTTGGAAACATCAATGGCAAGATGGTTGCTTCCCTTAATGAGGGCCGCGTGAACGTTACCAACGAGAAGGGCGACTCAACATCTATTGAACAAAACCAAACGTTGATCGTCAACGAATCTGGTTCCGTTAAGACTATGAACCTCGCTTCCTCTGGAACGAAGGCCTTGCTTGCCTTGGTGGATTCCGTGGCATCTGCTTCGGATACGACCGATCTTGAACAATCCCTTCAGAACTTCGATAATGACTATGCTGCTCAGAAGGCCGCCTTTGAAAAGAAATTGAAATTCAAGGCAGAGGGCGTTGCAAGGCAGATTAAGGATTCCTCTGTAACCTTGCAGGCAATTGCAACTCCCGGTGTAATCGTTGAAGTCCTTGGCGAAGTCGATACCGTTGGTGCCGACAGCGTTTATCAGCGTACCTTTACATGGGGCGCCGATTCCTATGGCACAAAGCGTTTCCTGGCCGTTTGTAGTGATGGCCTTGTAGAAATTCCTTGCTATATGTGGGTGACGGAATACGTTGAAGAAAACGCAGAAACGGAAGATTCCGATGGCCTTGAAATGGGGGTCAAGATCAATGGCCCGAGTGTTGAAAAAATTCACTTGGAAATGCCCTTGAAACAATACCAGGGCAAGTTGAAGTTTGCGCTCCAGGGTTTTTCCGCGGAAGAACGGTCTAAGGTCAAAAATGTAGTTATCAGCAGAGGTGGTTCCGAGATCGAAACAATTGACCCGAAGGGTCTTGGAAAATGGTCCTTTGAACGTAAGATTCAGATTGGCTTGAACAAGATTGCAAATTTTGAAGTCTCTGTCAATATGGATGATGGCCGTAGCTTTACCGCACAGAAGACTTACGAGGTGTACTGCTCGCAGAGCAATCATCCCGGTGGAAAGGCTCGTAACAACTTGGTTCCGTTGAACAAGGAATACGAACAGTTGAGGGCCAAGGGCTTGTTGAGGAATGAATAG